Proteins co-encoded in one Microcebus murinus isolate Inina chromosome 5, M.murinus_Inina_mat1.0, whole genome shotgun sequence genomic window:
- the LOC142870909 gene encoding uncharacterized protein LOC142870909 codes for MYKLKNVRKVNQNLYTLGNHQIKAPPGSPMSHLAIFFFLREDFRHSGKAVPVGPEARALASPGVPRIPGAGRGGPAGRTQGPRGAPAPGPRRGGAEPAPASPAGWSRKPEISARTASLSSPQQPGTAGQESTATPPSAPLRDVPLARGRKAGGGARGGVVTPGSRAQFSARGKMAPLLTRRRDHTHASPSQPPRRGREGRGGRSRRGASRSAPPAGAAGASAGPANRLPARQS; via the exons AtgtataaacttaaaaatgtcaGAAAGGTCAATCAAAACTTGTACACTCTTGGTAATCATCAGATTAAAGCACCTCCAGGGTCTCCCATGTCCCA CTTAgctatatttttcttcctgagaGAAGATTTTCGTCATTCAGGGAAGGCAGTCCCGGTTGGTCCGGAAGCCCGCGCACTAGCATCCCCGGGCGTCCCGCGCATCCCGGGCGCCGGCCGGGGAGGACCGGCCGGGAGGACCCAGGGCCCCCGGGGAGCGCCGGCGCCCGGCCCGCGGCGCGGAGGGGCCGAGCCTGCGCCCGCCTCCCCCGCTGGTTGGTCGAGGAAGCCAGAAATCAGCGCGAGGACAGCCTCGCTCTCCTCCCCGCAGCAGCCGGGCACGGCCGGCCAGGAGAGTACGGCAACTCCGCCGTCAGCCCCACTCAGGGACGTGCCTCTCGCTCGGGGCAGGAaggcgggcggcggggcgagAGGAGGCGTCGTGACGCCGGGGTCGCGAGCCCAGTTCTCCGCTCGGGGTAAGATGGCTCCGCTCCTAACTCGCCGGCGCGACCACACGCACgcctctccctcccagcctccccgccGGGGCCGCGAGGGTCGCGGAGGCCGTTCGCGGCGCGGGGCCAGCCGGAGCGCCCCCCCGGCCGGCGCCGCGGGCGCGAGTGCGGGTCCCGCGAACCGCCTGCCCGCCAGACAAAGCTGA